A single window of Lutzomyia longipalpis isolate SR_M1_2022 chromosome 1, ASM2433408v1 DNA harbors:
- the LOC129797283 gene encoding symplekin produces MDNLLPRTTFLASEETAALFTNEKTANARSKVVEWLNEASLADKTTKCELLSKIQELTVNSDEEILEEFIDNVLTFAQDPLADVKRTVVGFMEAVAKKDAQFLPKIAPILVLLLRDHSPQVQKRVIQAFAAIYRSALKWICTATEATEATDSMEEAWNALCNIKAQIVDMIDSDNDGIRTIAIKFLEGVIMLQTYPDEDSVKKENDFSLEDVPTTLKIVRKRKLEDEAINIFELLLKFHAASHISSVNLITCTGSLCLVAKMRPSLMSPVVEAIAKLNSNLPPTLTDSQVNSVRKHIKMQLINILKLPSSYEMQSTIVQILSDLGCSNQEIARALPKIDKHEQQRRAKRALESSMANAAKKARHEKDDRERVMEVDQEELANQRARCVKINETSILEAIKSPELVVQVVAETLPKLPDECPKHFLENYTPIKDMTHAQQMLRIAQGLAEEMTDKKCGPGMSAFTKDPPMRPKVSVDEDKAQGIRKEPVVVEQAAPTEMEVVRPEDDSQMRKDEATKKLREHLERTKGEQSLLPKMKQRVRTLKLQEVTKPLPKQLKEQFLLEAVKRILDAERVALTGGAAHHRRKILTVLASTFSPSVRDNILAFIFNDIKEHLDLAFSWIYEEYSLLQGFTRHSYIKSEHKPDYAYNKLLCDLIQHVAYHAEIRDRAWKIEVIRSFYLESPLITDESINILVSLCEMEYYTDVAVTLVKDIALQRPTKTDKFMKVLLRFVLHESPEIRGKAIEEVITLYAVHKMMVTQIEEFALLWLSYLDREAPPDEIFHLQYGRPEPILMWTDDLARICLNLFLALMPYHEKLIHNLCSVYTSTSSDMKRIILRSIEAPIRHIGPDSFELLNLVENCPKGAETLITRIIYILTEKAPPTPELVTRVRELYQNKVSDVRLLIPVMSGLTKKEILTSLPRFIKLNPVVVKEVFNRLLGLTTDFHNAPLPVSPTELLVALHTIDPAKVELKFIVKATSLCLAEKETYTHEVLAIVLQQLVEMLPLPTLLMRTVIQSLTLYPRLAGFVTNLLQRLILKHVWKQKVVWDGFLKCCQRLVPQSLPVLIQLPAPQLQEALAQCPDLRAPLLDHVKTITEIGTVSQAILDVLMGNVERKKEPERQKLNDSEAKDDVPGGSDQPLPPGED; encoded by the exons ATGGATAATTTACTGCCGAGAACAACTTTTTTAGCGTCGGAGGAAACCGCAGCATTATTTACAAATGAAAAAACTGCAAATGCCAGGTCAAAG GTTGTTGAGTGGCTCAATGAGGCTTCTCTGGCAGACAAAACGACCAAGTGTGAACTCCTTAGCAAGATACAGGAGCTCACGGTGAATTCCGACGAAGAAATCCTTGAGGAATTTATAGACAATGTGTTGACTTTTGCCCAAGACCCGCTGGCAGATGTAAAGAGAACCGTTGTGGGATTTATGGAAGCTGTTGCAAAGAAAGATGCGCAGTTTCTCCCCAAAATTGCCCCAATTCTCGTTCTCCTGCTACGAGATCACTCACCACAGGTGCAGAAGCGTGTCATCCAAGCCTTTGCGGCAATTTATCGGAGTGCTCTGAAGTGGATTTGTACTGCCACGGAAGCCACTGAGGCGACTGATAGTATGGAAGAAGCATGGAATGCTCTGTGTAACATTAAAGCCCAAATTGTTGATATGATCGACAGTGATAACGATGGGATACGCACGATTGCCATTAAATTCCTCGAGGGAGTTATTATGCTTCAAACATATCCAGATGAGGATAGCGTAAAGAAGGAGAATGATTTCTCCCTCGAAGATGTCCCGACAACGCTTAAAATCGTCCGGAAACGGAAGCTGGAGGATGAAGCAAt AAACATCTTTGAATTATTGCTAAAATTTCATGCAGCTTCCCATATATCTTctgtgaatttaattacatgCACAGGATCCCTGTGCTTAGTGGCCAAGATGCGTCCGTCTCTCATGAGCCCCGTTGTGGAAGCAATTGCCAAGCTGAATTCCAACCTGCCACCCACACTGACGGACTCACAAGTGAATTCAGTGCGGAAACACATCAAGATGCAGCTAATAAACATCCTCAAACTACCATCGTCGTATGAAATGCAGTCCACCATTGTGCAGATTTTGAGCGATTTGGGATGCAGCAATCAAGAGATTGCACGTGCACTACCCAAAATAGATAAACATGAGCAGCAGAGACGTGCAAAGAGAGCTCTAGAATCGAGTATGGCCAATGCTGCTAAGAAGGCCAGACACGAGAAGGATGATCGAGAGCGCGTGATGGAGGTAGATCAGGAGGAATTGGCTAATCAGAGAGCCAGGTGTGTGAAAATCAACGAGACAAGTATCCTGGAAGCCATTAAATCTCCCGAGCTTGTAGTTCAGGTTGTGGCAGAAACTCTGCCAAAGCTTCCGGACGAGTGTCCAAAacatttcctggaaaattacACACCAATCAAGGATATGACTCATGCACAGCAGATGCTACGAATTGCTCAAGGTTTAGCGGAGGAGATGACAGATAAGAAGTGTGGTCCAGGCATGAGTGCTTTCACCAAGGATCCACCGATGCGTCCCAAAGTGTCTGTTGATGAGGACAAAGCACAGGGAATACGCAAAGAGCCAGTAGTTGTTGAGCAAGCTGCTCCAACGGAAATGGAGGTAGTACGCCCGGAAGACGACAGTCAAATGCGAAAGGATGAGGCCACAAAGAAACTACGGGAGCATCTGGAACGCACAAAGGGGGAACAGAGTTTACtgccaaaaatgaagcaaCGCGTGAGAACGCTAAAGTTGCAAGAAGTGACAAAACCCCTCCCGAAGCAGCTTAAAGAACAATTTCTCCTGGAGGCTGTGAAACGCATCCTCGATGCAGAACGAGTAGCTCTTACGGGCGGTGCTGCACATCATCGACGGAAGATACTCACAGTGCTGGCGTCAACATTCTCACCGAGTGTGCGCGACAACATCCTCGCGTTTATATTCAATGACATCAAGGAGCATCTGGATCTTGCTTTCTCTTGGATCTATGAGGAATACAGCCTCCTTCAGGGCTTCACACGGCACTCGTACATCAAATCTGAACACAAACCTGACTATGCCTACAATAAATTACTCTGCGATCTCATTCAGCACGTAGCTTATCATGCAGAAATCCGGGATAGGGCATGGAAGATTGAAGTCATACGATCTTTCTACTTGGAATCTCCACTGATAACAGATGAATCAATTAACATCCTTGTCTCTTTGTGCGAAATGGAATACTACACGGATGTTGCTGTAACACTCGTTAAGGATATTGCCCTGCAGCGTCCAACAAAGACGGATAAATTCATGAAAGTCCTCTTGCGATTTGTTCTGCATGAAAGTCCCGAAATACGTGGGAAGGCTATTGAGGAAGTTATCACACTCTATGCTGTCCACAAGATGATGGTGACACAGATAGAGGAATTTGCCCTACTGTGGCTGTCCTACTTGGACAGGGAAGCTCCACCGGATGAGATTTTCCATTTGCAGTACGGACGCCCGGAACCCATTTTGATGTGGACGGATGATTTAGCAAGGATTTGTCTCAATCTCTTCCTGGCACTGATGCCATACCATGAGAAGCTCATCCACAATCTCTGCTCCGTCTATACATCCACTAGCAGTGACATGAAGAGGATCATCTTGAGATCAATTGAGGCTCCCATCCGTCACATTGGACCAGATAGTTTTGAACTGTTGAATTTGGTCGAAAACTGCCCAAAGGGTGCTGAAACACTAATCACGCGAATTATCTACATCCTCACTGAGAAGGCACCACCCACACCTGAGCTCGTGACTCGCGTAAGAGAGCTGTACCAGAACAAAGTGTCCGATGTGCGTCTTCTAATCCCCGTAATGAGTGGACTGACTAAGAAGGAGATTCTCACGTCCCTTCCGCGCTTTATAAAACTCAACCCGGTCGTGGTGAAGGAAGTCTTCAACAGGCTCCTCGGACTCACGACTGATTTTCACAATGCACCCCTTCCAGTTAGTCCTACTGAACTCCTTGTGGCGCTTCATACAATTGATCCAGCAAAGGTGGAGCTGAAATTCATTGTTAAAGCCACAAGTTTGTGCCTCGCAGAGAAAGAAACCTACACTCATGAGGTCCTGGCCATTGTCCTGCAACAACTCGTGGAAATGCTGCCCCTACCCACACTCCTAATGCGCACAGTCATTCAATCCCTGACACTCTATCCACGACTCGCGGGATTTGTGACAAATCTCCTCCAGCGCCTCATCCTCAAGCATGTGTGGAAGCAAAAGGTGGTCTGGGATGGATTCCTAAAGTGTTGTCAGAGGCTCGTCCCACAGAGCCTCCCGGTTCTCATTCAACTGCCAGCACCACAACTGCAGGAAGCCCTAGCACAGTGTCCCGATCTGAGGGCACCTCTGCTGGATCATGTGAAGACCATCACTGAGATTGGGACGGTTTCGCAGGCAATTCTGGATGTTCTCATGGGGAATGTTGAGCGCAAAAAGGAACCAGAAAGACAAAAGCTAAACGACAGCGAAGCCAAGGATGATGTTCCCGGTGGATCTGACCAACCACTTCCTCCAGGAGAGGATTAA
- the LOC129797282 gene encoding phagocyte signaling-impaired protein isoform X1: MQHVQEAIAERRLRPIYDSLEVGNNKKALQEAEKVLKKNASMQCARALKALALLRLGRDDESEAIVKALADEDICDDPTLQVMTFCYRETDQLDKICSMYEKAVKLAPKNEEILSHLFMAYVRINDYKNQQTVALQLYRLRPKNPYYFWAVMSIVLQALRGPDRDKDAKKKVLLTLAQRMVDKLISEEKLDAEQDVQLYISILQYQEKYQEALEFLEGPVCKKLYPSAPVSIKIDLLMCLSKWVDLNLLMKQLLDDNRDRWDYYKIYIETCFELEDAQMSGEGTDHTMEMCHEFICLMMEGTKKVRGPYLARLELHRLLRERNKDPVPLLGEYLELLIEYFRLFGDKTCCALDIKMFLEYLPHHERPGFASRLIVECGISSTTLPQNKEQMQKHICSLQISRYVGVHSVLGTEHLEALHTALSLHYEHGVSAFGVDLMPTEIGPSDPYALLAVHVMYDLSQRIKASKHLVEALCLLQYLLSNSPTNFHAKLLSLKVYHYLGCGMGAMKIYETLDIKHIQLDSMGFIHCALLPTVGLPSIAKPLYDATLKFFTTSLKDSVEYLAMSYKFGSFSKLQEFMDFREKLANSLHYSLISVEAILMEIAESSFVGYCGTMAHNMSSFRSMRIHPEEDKIKWDHLTDNRDLAVVVRWDPTNVTTADGDIKCSDASVSSTKEMAVESFNQDRELLRLRVGLLHLTAACINLLTNRESTKDVRFSGIHMGLHEAWRGLFKHARDANYKPMSDQYLVNILPSRLHAILALPYEETFFALSDFVGCVFHGAENPKSRADTLGECFRSVASRLEAEITSHNQETDLIWNRRVIQERVVNCIEILSLCSFVLVCGYERFSGTSLASQQATKKNKKRDVEGNGESVIGGVGQVAEKERLVAIVDVLKGLRDQLSICDAALDSWKTPQVSNELLDSLAAMSLNPKVEATVSGIFRENHRLVVKELKNAIKEKIRMVQKS; this comes from the exons ATGCAACACGTGCAGGAAGCTATCGCGGAGCGGCGTTTACGTCCTATTTACG ATTCCCTGGAGGTGGGAAACAACAAGAAAGCCCTCCAGGAAGCTGAGAAGGTACTGAAAAAGAATGCCTCTATGCAGTGTGCCAGAGCCCTGAAGGCTCTGGCCCTGTTGAGGTTAGGTCGCGACGACGAAAGTGAAGCAATTGTTAAGGCCCTCGCCGATGAGGACATCTGTGATGATCCCACGCTCCAGGTTATGACCTTCTGCTACAGAGAGACAGATCAGCtggataaaatatgctcaatgtATGAGAAGGCTGTAAAATTAGCGCCCAAGAATGAGGAAATACTCTCGCACCTCTTTATGGCCTACGTCCGGATAAATGACTACAAAAATCAACAAACGGTAGCTCTCCAGCTATACAGGTTGCGTCCCAAGAATCCATACTACTTCTGGGCCGTCATGAGTATTGTGTTGCAGGCCCTACGGGGTCCTGATCGCGATAAAGATGCCaaaaagaaagttcttttgaCTCTGGCACAGAGAATGGTGGACAAGCTCATCAGTGAGGAGAAGCTCGATGCTGAACAGGATGTTCAGCTGTACATAAGCATCCTGCAGTACCAGGAGAAATATCAAGAGGCGCTAGAATTCCTCGAAGGTCCTGTGTGCAAGAAACTCTATCCTAGTGCTCcagtttcaattaaaatcgaCCTGCTGATGTGCTTGAGCAAATGGGTTGATCTCAATTTGCTCATGAAGCAACTCCTGGACGACAATCGAGATCGATGGGATTACTACAAGATCTACATTGAAACGTGCTTTGAGCTCGAAGATGCTCAAATGTCAGGGGAAGGCACTGATCACACGATGGAGATGTGCCATGAATTCATTTGTCTCATGATGGAGGGCACAAAGAAAGTGCGGGGTCCGTATTTAGCCCGCCTGGAACTCCATCGACTTCTCAGGGAACGCAATAAAGACCCAGTACCCCTTCTTGGGGAATATCTTGAGCTTCTTATTGAATACTTCCGACTGTTTGGCGATAAAACTTGCTGCGCTTTAGACATTAAGATGTTCCTCGAGTATCTACCACATCACGAACGACCCGGATTTGCTTCTCGTCTCATCGTTGAGTGCGGGATTAGCTCAACGACTCTTCCGCAAAAT AAAGAGCAAATGCAAAAGCACATTTGCTCCCTCCAAATCTCCCGGTACGTCGGTGTCCATTCGGTACTGGGCACGGAGCACCTGGAAGCTCTCCACACGGCACTGAGTCTGCATTATGAACACGGTGTCAGTGCATTTGGGGTGGATTTGATGCCCACGGAAATTGGACCATCGGATCCTTATGCACTTCTAGCTG TTCACGTTATGTATGATCTGTCTCAACGAATAAAAGCATCGAAGCATTTGGTGGAAGCCCTCTGTCTCCTTCAGTATCTCCTCTCAAACTCTCCGACGAATTTCCATGCAAAACTCCTGTCACTCAAGGTTTACCACTACCTTGGTTGCGGCATGGGAGCCATGAAGATTTACGAAACGCTGGACATTAAACATATTCAATTGGATTCGATGGGATTCATCCATTGCGCCCTATTACCCACAGTGGGTCTTCCATCGATTGCTAAACCCCTCTATGATGCCACACTGAAGTTCTTCACAACGAGTCTCAAGGATAGTGTCGAGTATCTAGCCATGAGCTACAAATTTGGCTCCTTCTCCAAACTCCAGGAATTCATGGACTTCCGCGAGAAGCTTGCTAATAGTTTACATTATTCATTAATATCGGTTGAAGCAATTCTCATGGAAATCGCAG AATCGTCTTTTGTAGGCTATTGCGGTACAATGGCGCACAACATGTCTAGCTTTCGGAGTATGCGAATTCACCCGGAAGAAGATAAAATCAAATGGGACCATCTTACGGACAATCGTGACTTGGCAGTGGTTGTCCGGTGGGATCCAACGAACGTCACAACGGCCGATGGGGATATAAAGTGCAGCGATGCATCGGTGTCGTCAACAAAAGAAATGGCCGTGGAGAGTTTCAATCAGGACCGTGAGTTGCTGCGCCTTCGTGTTGGGCTACTGCATCTCACGGCGGCATGCATTAATTTACTAACAAATCGTGAATCAACCAAAGATGTCCGCTTCAGTGGAATCCACATGGGACTCCATGAAGCCTGGCGGGGGCTATTTAAGCACGCCCGCGATGCAAACTACAAGCCCATGAGTGATCAGTACTTAGTCAATATACTGCCATCGCGTCTGCATGCAATTCTCGCGCTACCGTATGAGGAGACTTTCTTCGCCCTGTCTGATTTCGTGGGGTGTGTCTTTCATGGTGCAGAAAATCCCAAGTCACGTGCCGACACGCTCGGTGAATGCTTTAGGAGCGTGGCATCGAGGTTGGAGGCGGAAATCACGAGTCACAATCAAGAGACTGACCTCATATGGAATCGAAGGGTGATTCAGGAGCGTGTGGTTAATTGCATTGAGATACTTTCGCTGTGTTCCTTCGTGCTCGTATGCGGATATGAGAGATTCAGCGGGACCTCCCTCGCTAGTCAGCAGGCAACAAAGAAGAACAAGAAGCGTGATGTGGAGGGGAATGGGGAA
- the LOC129797284 gene encoding uncharacterized protein LOC129797284, which produces MVTVVLRYLLMSTLVLLVRSETVNFPGVVEQIRTNRHSRVSRDFVDQNEYIPVKTITSAPTRAPAEDAVEHLKEFIHVNPETLTAQQRRLLEQIVDRVARYGGLMVTNKIPVESNGDEDAQARAHPTRSGIRNKTKSTTTKRPSSVMVTKTVQKQSTSSASPAQSASTASLNQSATTAKATQKPLTRQKVKQPPTTDSGDFSQFTTLTPSVPPTNHEVKTTSATSRHTVKPSELSFYDYNVTASALIESLSKPNSVAYQQRIRLPAPSVSTHHHQTPPTNATKNKLQQKPPATGTSKPTKYHYYPHNQHIYLLPECAIQQVCNAVYVRLNYTQPLCACPSRYRDPCSASLNEDDLHTTKLIGDRSKKAITLAKTCESTTEMRECRAPKDWSLLALQNVRTGKSHYLVICRCPDGFRLDGPMSHDQPTYASVPGIRVFGMMCVKPGYFVKHPTQSQPPKRRPTRPPSHKYTDSYHEAQYQANYQYLNRPGSPLPFTSTISSRPQYQNIVNTYSRRTRNGTSTEELEMEDTSEQDEEEDLEDTTRSERSYKSSTPEFPIHRIKELIEQLQWDQ; this is translated from the exons ATGGTAACGGTGGTGCTTAGATATTTACTGATGAGCACCCTTGTGCTACTGGTGAGGAGTGAGACTGTGAATTTTCCGGGTGTTGTGGAACAAATTAGGACAAATCGGCATAGTCGTGTGAGTCGGGATTTCGTGGATCAGAATGAATATATTCCCGTGAAGACAATCACGAGTGCTCCCACGAGGGCTCCTGCCGAAGATGCGGTGGAGCATCtcaaggaatttattcatgtGAATCCAGAAACACTGACGGCACAACAGAGACGTCTACTGGAGCAAATTGTGGATAGAGTAGCACGATACGGTGGATTAATGGTGACTAACAAAATTCCAGTGGAATCCAACGGTGATGAGGATGCACAAGCGAGAGCTCATCCAACACGGAGCGGTATTAGAAACAAGACTAAATCAACCACCACTAAGAGGCCATCGTCCGTGATGGTAACAAAGACCGTACAAAAACAGTCAACGTCTTCCGCATCACCGGCGCAATCTGCATCAACAGCGTCACTAAATCAATCAGCCACGACTGCAAAAGCCACTCAGAAGCCGCTCACGAGGCAAAAAGTCAAGCAACCACCAACCACAGATAGTGGAGATTTTTCGCAATTCACCACACTCACTCCATCGGTACCACCTACGAATCACGAGGTGAAGACCACAAGCGCAACAAGCAGGCACACGGTCAAACCATCGGAATTATCATTCTATGATTACAATGTAACGGCTTCGGCACTCATTGAGAGTCTCTCGAAGCCCAATTCTGTCGCCTACCAGCAACGGATCCGATTGCCAGCGCCTTCCGTATCCACCCATCATCACCAGACGCCACCAACCAATGCCACAAAGAACAAGCTCCAG CAAAAACCTCCAGCTACAGGAACTTCCAAACCAACCAAGTACCACTATTATCCACATAATCAGCATATTTATCTTCTGCCCGAGTGCGCTATTCAGCAG GTTTGCAATGCGGTCTACGTACGACTTAATTACACCCAACCCCTCTGCGCGTGTCCATCGAG GTATAGAGATCCATGCTCAGCCAGTCTCAACGAAGATGACTTGCATACGACAAAATTGATCGGCGACAGGAGTAAAAag gCCATAACCTTGGCCAAGACGTGCGAGTCAACCACAGAGATGCGTGAGTGTCGCGCCCCAAAAGATTGGTCCCTACTGGCGCTTCAGAACGTGAGAACGGGAAAATCGCATTACCTTGTCATCTGTCGCTGTCCGGATGGCTTTCGTCTCGATGGTCCCATGTCACATGATCAGCCCACGTACGCCAGCGTCCCCGGAATCCGGGTATTTGGAATGATGTGCGTGAAGCCAGGGTACTTTGTGAAGCACCCCACACAGAGTCAGCCACCAAAGCGTCGCCCCACGAGGCCACCATCTCACAAGTACACAGACAGTTACCACGAGGCACAGTACCAGGCCAACTACCAATATCTCAATCGTCCCGGAAGTCCTCTTCCCTTCACATCCACTATCTCAAGTCGACCGCAGTACCAAAACATCGTCAACACGTACAGCCGACGAACGCGCAATGGCACCTCCACGGAAGAGTTGGAAATGGAGGATACATCAGAGCAGGATGAGGAAGAAGACCTCGAGGATACGACGAGAAGCGAAAGGAGCTACAAGAGTTCAACACCCGAATTTCCCATTCATCGGATAAAGGAGCTAATAGAGCAACTGCAGTGGGATCAATAG
- the LOC129797282 gene encoding phagocyte signaling-impaired protein isoform X2 — protein MQHVQEAIAERRLRPIYDSLEVGNNKKALQEAEKVLKKNASMQCARALKALALLRLGRDDESEAIVKALADEDICDDPTLQVMTFCYRETDQLDKICSMYEKAVKLAPKNEEILSHLFMAYVRINDYKNQQTVALQLYRLRPKNPYYFWAVMSIVLQALRGPDRDKDAKKKVLLTLAQRMVDKLISEEKLDAEQDVQLYISILQYQEKYQEALEFLEGPVCKKLYPSAPVSIKIDLLMCLSKWVDLNLLMKQLLDDNRDRWDYYKIYIETCFELEDAQMSGEGTDHTMEMCHEFICLMMEGTKKVRGPYLARLELHRLLRERNKDPVPLLGEYLELLIEYFRLFGDKTCCALDIKMFLEYLPHHERPGFASRLIVECGISSTTLPQNKEQMQKHICSLQISRYVGVHSVLGTEHLEALHTALSLHYEHGVSAFGVDLMPTEIGPSDPYALLAVHVMYDLSQRIKASKHLVEALCLLQYLLSNSPTNFHAKLLSLKVYHYLGCGMGAMKIYETLDIKHIQLDSMGFIHCALLPTVGLPSIAKPLYDATLKFFTTSLKDSVEYLAMSYKFGSFSKLQEFMDFREKLANSLHYSLISVEAILMEIAGYCGTMAHNMSSFRSMRIHPEEDKIKWDHLTDNRDLAVVVRWDPTNVTTADGDIKCSDASVSSTKEMAVESFNQDRELLRLRVGLLHLTAACINLLTNRESTKDVRFSGIHMGLHEAWRGLFKHARDANYKPMSDQYLVNILPSRLHAILALPYEETFFALSDFVGCVFHGAENPKSRADTLGECFRSVASRLEAEITSHNQETDLIWNRRVIQERVVNCIEILSLCSFVLVCGYERFSGTSLASQQATKKNKKRDVEGNGESVIGGVGQVAEKERLVAIVDVLKGLRDQLSICDAALDSWKTPQVSNELLDSLAAMSLNPKVEATVSGIFRENHRLVVKELKNAIKEKIRMVQKS, from the exons ATGCAACACGTGCAGGAAGCTATCGCGGAGCGGCGTTTACGTCCTATTTACG ATTCCCTGGAGGTGGGAAACAACAAGAAAGCCCTCCAGGAAGCTGAGAAGGTACTGAAAAAGAATGCCTCTATGCAGTGTGCCAGAGCCCTGAAGGCTCTGGCCCTGTTGAGGTTAGGTCGCGACGACGAAAGTGAAGCAATTGTTAAGGCCCTCGCCGATGAGGACATCTGTGATGATCCCACGCTCCAGGTTATGACCTTCTGCTACAGAGAGACAGATCAGCtggataaaatatgctcaatgtATGAGAAGGCTGTAAAATTAGCGCCCAAGAATGAGGAAATACTCTCGCACCTCTTTATGGCCTACGTCCGGATAAATGACTACAAAAATCAACAAACGGTAGCTCTCCAGCTATACAGGTTGCGTCCCAAGAATCCATACTACTTCTGGGCCGTCATGAGTATTGTGTTGCAGGCCCTACGGGGTCCTGATCGCGATAAAGATGCCaaaaagaaagttcttttgaCTCTGGCACAGAGAATGGTGGACAAGCTCATCAGTGAGGAGAAGCTCGATGCTGAACAGGATGTTCAGCTGTACATAAGCATCCTGCAGTACCAGGAGAAATATCAAGAGGCGCTAGAATTCCTCGAAGGTCCTGTGTGCAAGAAACTCTATCCTAGTGCTCcagtttcaattaaaatcgaCCTGCTGATGTGCTTGAGCAAATGGGTTGATCTCAATTTGCTCATGAAGCAACTCCTGGACGACAATCGAGATCGATGGGATTACTACAAGATCTACATTGAAACGTGCTTTGAGCTCGAAGATGCTCAAATGTCAGGGGAAGGCACTGATCACACGATGGAGATGTGCCATGAATTCATTTGTCTCATGATGGAGGGCACAAAGAAAGTGCGGGGTCCGTATTTAGCCCGCCTGGAACTCCATCGACTTCTCAGGGAACGCAATAAAGACCCAGTACCCCTTCTTGGGGAATATCTTGAGCTTCTTATTGAATACTTCCGACTGTTTGGCGATAAAACTTGCTGCGCTTTAGACATTAAGATGTTCCTCGAGTATCTACCACATCACGAACGACCCGGATTTGCTTCTCGTCTCATCGTTGAGTGCGGGATTAGCTCAACGACTCTTCCGCAAAAT AAAGAGCAAATGCAAAAGCACATTTGCTCCCTCCAAATCTCCCGGTACGTCGGTGTCCATTCGGTACTGGGCACGGAGCACCTGGAAGCTCTCCACACGGCACTGAGTCTGCATTATGAACACGGTGTCAGTGCATTTGGGGTGGATTTGATGCCCACGGAAATTGGACCATCGGATCCTTATGCACTTCTAGCTG TTCACGTTATGTATGATCTGTCTCAACGAATAAAAGCATCGAAGCATTTGGTGGAAGCCCTCTGTCTCCTTCAGTATCTCCTCTCAAACTCTCCGACGAATTTCCATGCAAAACTCCTGTCACTCAAGGTTTACCACTACCTTGGTTGCGGCATGGGAGCCATGAAGATTTACGAAACGCTGGACATTAAACATATTCAATTGGATTCGATGGGATTCATCCATTGCGCCCTATTACCCACAGTGGGTCTTCCATCGATTGCTAAACCCCTCTATGATGCCACACTGAAGTTCTTCACAACGAGTCTCAAGGATAGTGTCGAGTATCTAGCCATGAGCTACAAATTTGGCTCCTTCTCCAAACTCCAGGAATTCATGGACTTCCGCGAGAAGCTTGCTAATAGTTTACATTATTCATTAATATCGGTTGAAGCAATTCTCATGGAAATCGCAG GCTATTGCGGTACAATGGCGCACAACATGTCTAGCTTTCGGAGTATGCGAATTCACCCGGAAGAAGATAAAATCAAATGGGACCATCTTACGGACAATCGTGACTTGGCAGTGGTTGTCCGGTGGGATCCAACGAACGTCACAACGGCCGATGGGGATATAAAGTGCAGCGATGCATCGGTGTCGTCAACAAAAGAAATGGCCGTGGAGAGTTTCAATCAGGACCGTGAGTTGCTGCGCCTTCGTGTTGGGCTACTGCATCTCACGGCGGCATGCATTAATTTACTAACAAATCGTGAATCAACCAAAGATGTCCGCTTCAGTGGAATCCACATGGGACTCCATGAAGCCTGGCGGGGGCTATTTAAGCACGCCCGCGATGCAAACTACAAGCCCATGAGTGATCAGTACTTAGTCAATATACTGCCATCGCGTCTGCATGCAATTCTCGCGCTACCGTATGAGGAGACTTTCTTCGCCCTGTCTGATTTCGTGGGGTGTGTCTTTCATGGTGCAGAAAATCCCAAGTCACGTGCCGACACGCTCGGTGAATGCTTTAGGAGCGTGGCATCGAGGTTGGAGGCGGAAATCACGAGTCACAATCAAGAGACTGACCTCATATGGAATCGAAGGGTGATTCAGGAGCGTGTGGTTAATTGCATTGAGATACTTTCGCTGTGTTCCTTCGTGCTCGTATGCGGATATGAGAGATTCAGCGGGACCTCCCTCGCTAGTCAGCAGGCAACAAAGAAGAACAAGAAGCGTGATGTGGAGGGGAATGGGGAA